One stretch of Halapricum desulfuricans DNA includes these proteins:
- a CDS encoding cation:proton antiporter regulatory subunit: protein MTVEESELPGVGKKHVVELDGEQLVIVTHNTGKREVFKRPDADTDSQKLFELSDDLARTVGTILEGAYFQPVEAEKRETTLPGGILLEWYEIQPGSPLAGTTIGDAHVGRKTGVSVVAIERGGETVESPGPETELLEGDTVVVTGTSENCEAFERLLAGDT from the coding sequence ATGACCGTCGAAGAGAGCGAACTCCCCGGCGTGGGAAAGAAACACGTCGTCGAACTCGACGGGGAGCAACTCGTGATCGTCACGCACAACACCGGCAAACGGGAGGTCTTCAAGCGCCCGGACGCGGATACCGATTCACAGAAGCTGTTCGAACTGTCCGACGACCTCGCGCGGACCGTCGGGACGATCCTCGAGGGGGCGTACTTCCAGCCGGTCGAGGCCGAGAAGCGAGAGACGACCCTCCCCGGCGGAATCTTGCTGGAGTGGTACGAGATCCAGCCCGGCTCGCCGCTGGCGGGGACGACGATCGGAGACGCACACGTCGGCCGGAAGACGGGCGTGAGCGTCGTCGCGATCGAGCGCGGCGGCGAGACCGTCGAGAGTCCCGGTCCGGAGACCGAACTCCTGGAAGGCGACACCGTCGTCGTCACCGGAACGAGCGAGAACTGCGAGGCCTTCGAGCGGTTGCTGGCCGGTGACACATGA